Below is a genomic region from Methanobacterium sp..
CTAAGTGGTTCCATGATTACAGTCCCCATTTTACCTGCTGAGTAGTTAAGTCCTGCCCTTCCTGCCTGGAGCTCCTGATCGATGTAGTTGTACTGGATCTGGGAAAAATCCCATTTGTAAGAGTCCACAACTTCCTTAAAAAATTCAAGTTCATCATGGAATGAAAAGCCGACATGGCCTATTCTACCGTCTTCAACTGCAGAGTCCAGGAATTCGAAAACATCTAAATTCAGCAGCTTTTCCCAAAAATTCCTGTGTAGACCGTGCAGGAGATAGAAATCTATTCTATCGGTCTGTAGTTTTTTGAGCTGTTCATCCAGAAAGCTGTCAAAGTCTTCCTTCTTTTGAACAAGCCAGCTGGGTAATTTGGTGGAAAGATACACCTGATCCCTGTAACCGTCTTTCAGGGCATTTCCAACTGCTATTTCGCTCATGCCTTTGTGGTAAGGATAAGCTGTATCAATATAATTCACGCCGTGATCTATGGCGTAATGGAGCATTTCTGTTGCCAGTGGTTCATTTATTTTTTCTGGTTTATCATTAAGTATTGGAAGTCTCATGCATCCAAAACCAAGTATTGAAACTTTTTTCCCTGTTTTCCCGAAATTTCTGTATAACAAGTGATAATCCTCCGATAAACTGATTTAAATTAATGAAAATTCATTTCCAATTTACATGTGATAGATTAAATAAAATAGAATGAATTAATTAAAGTAATTTACCAATCCAATTTAAAAGATATTAACTTATTTTCTGTGAAACATTAAATCACATCTGCATTCGCCGTGTAAGGGTGGCAGCATATTTAACTGTTCCATAGGATATTTTGCATTGTTTTCATAGGCATTTTTACATATTTCGCATGCATCATCTTCAGATATCGCGCTGAAGAATTTGTATCCTGCGCTGTAATACTCGTACCAGTCAGCAAGGTTTTCAATTCTCTGTTTTTCGCTCACAGCTACTTTATATGCATCCCCGTCTGTTAACCCCTTAGTTTTGAGTATTTGGGCTATTTGTTCTACCGATTGGCCTTCCAGCATGGCACTTATCATTATATGCATGATCCCTGTTCTTTTAGCTTCTGCCTCTGGAGCGTAGCTTAAATCATAAAGTTCTTCGATGGATGCTGCAGCGGCAAGCAGTTCTACATGCCCTC
It encodes:
- a CDS encoding aldo/keto reductase, with the translated sequence MLYRNFGKTGKKVSILGFGCMRLPILNDKPEKINEPLATEMLHYAIDHGVNYIDTAYPYHKGMSEIAVGNALKDGYRDQVYLSTKLPSWLVQKKEDFDSFLDEQLKKLQTDRIDFYLLHGLHRNFWEKLLNLDVFEFLDSAVEDGRIGHVGFSFHDELEFFKEVVDSYKWDFSQIQYNYIDQELQAGRAGLNYSAGKMGTVIMEPLRGSCLTDNIPLDIQAIWDKSPVKRSLAEWALLFLWDQPEVDVVLSGMSKMEHVVDNINIAENGHANILTDDERNLIEEVKEAYSARMHAGCTSCNYCMPCPQGVDIPLNLNLLNDTYIYKNMQKPSGNYSFLIAKGMSASFCNQCGACEEACTQNLPIREYLKEAVETFEK
- a CDS encoding phage minor head protein — protein: MKAEQLHRVITAMNKKINDIISQETGGVHFGGHVELLAAAASIEELYDLSYAPEAEAKRTGIMHIMISAMLEGQSVEQIAQILKTKGLTDGDAYKVAVSEKQRIENLADWYEYYSAGYKFFSAISEDDACEICKNAYENNAKYPMEQLNMLPPLHGECRCDLMFHRK